The sequence below is a genomic window from Ficedula albicollis isolate OC2 chromosome 2, FicAlb1.5, whole genome shotgun sequence.
TACTGACCCTTGCATTTAttcatgaaaaaatacaaaactattTAAACTTTTATTAATCTGGTTGGTTAATCggagttttttcttgttttgtttgtttgtttatgatTAAAATTCTGTTCAATTGAGGTGGGTGGTGGTGCCATTTCCTGTGTGTCATGTTGACATAAATCACTCAGATTTGAGGTAATTTGATAGCTGTGTTATCACTTTGCTTTGCTAGTTTGAGACTAAAATTTTTtcttggagggttttttttagttcacTGTCCAGCAGGAAATAACTTTTAGTTTTCATGAGTGCTTTGTCAGGCTCTGCATTCTTGTTTGCTCTCTAATCAAAGTACTGAGCGTCCTCAGCCTCTGCGCCTTTCTGTGCCTGCCACTTCAAGCACAGCCGAGCTGTCTGAGACACAAAGTAATGCAATTGCCAGCAGGAATATGATACTTGCTAAAGTCTCTAGGAAAGCCTTTTATCTTTGGCAAGTACGTATTTTACATGAAATTACACATGATGGTAAAGCCACAGATTTAAAGTGTAATAACCCCCACAAGAAATGTTGTCCTCATTTATGGTGTATTTTTAGCCACTTCTGCctggttttaaaacaaaaagtatttttaaagtttgcGTTTCGTTCAAGACACTGATGTCAGTGTATGGAAATGAGTGTTTGCTCTTTTATGGATTTTACTTATTTGGTAATTATGCTTGTCATTGAAGTCTAGAATACCAACAAAAAGGAACTACTGCCTTTTGGTGCAATAGATTGTCATATGGTGCGCTTCTGAGTGCAGAGTGAGTGATGGAAGCCATTGAATTCAAAACATGAATAGGTTTGAATATATTTAAGAATCTGTACATTTGTATGATTTTGTTCTTGTTTCAGGTGATCTATGCCATCTACTTACAGAGCACACAGGAATAAATTGGTGCTGTGGAGTCTGCGGAGCAGCTGAAAGGAGGAACGTTACCCGGAGAATGCGGCAATAAAACACCTCTCCGCAGAGCCGTATGATTGAAAAGGCGGTccagccctcctctgctgccGGACATGCTTTTGTCCTCCTGCCCCGCTTACCCACTGTTGCAGTAATACAGATGGATCGTagcagagagctggaaatgGAGTTACGGAgatcctccagccctggcaagCTAAGCAAGAGCGACGTGGATGCTGACAAGACCATGTGCCACAGCTGTTGCATCTGCGGTAAAAGTTTCCCTTTTCAGAGCTCCCTGTCGCAGCACATGAGGAAGCACACAGGTGAGAAACCCTACAAATGCCCTTACTGCGATCACAGAGCTTCCCAGAAGGGCAACCTGAAGATCCACATCCGCAGTCACAGGACGGGCACTTTAAGTCAGGGGCACGAGGCAGAGATGGGAGAGGCGCAGCTGGGGGAGATGGGCGTTTCAGAGGGCCTTGGCGGGTGCACCAGCCCCACTAAAAGTACGTCTGCCTGCAACAAGATCTTGAACGGTACCGCTCAGGTCGATAACAGCAAGATCTTGTTGAGAAGCAGCAAGAAGGAGGTCACAGAGATGGCACCAGCTGAGGAGGACGGCAAGCTGACCTCTTACCAATGCACcttctgcaaaaacaaatttgaaaggaagaaggacctggagcagcacctgcagcaggtccACAAACCGTTCAagtgcaggctgtgcagctACATGACCCTGAGGGAGGAGACGCTGTTAAACCACATAGAGAAGGACCATATAACAGCTCAGGTCCCCAACGGGGAGACCTACACCGAGAACTGCAAGAGCGAGCTGAATGCGGGCGAGTTCCCGTGCGAAGTCTGTGGTCAGACCTTTAGTCAAACCTGGTTCTTGAAAGCTCACATGAAAAAGCACAGGGGCTCATTTGATCACGGGTGCCATATTTGTGGCAGGAGATTCAAAGAGCCCTGGTTTCTCAAAAACCACATGAAGTCTCATGGCCCCAGGTCTGGGagcaaaaacaaaccaaaaaatgaTTTGGAGCTGATTGCCACTATCAATGACGTGATACAAGAGGAGACAATTGTGACAGGCCTGTCTCTGTACGAAGTTTGCACCAAGTGTGGAAATCTGTTTACAAATATGGAAAGCCTGAAAGTGCATAATGCTGTTCACTACCGTGTGCAGCCAGGCAGCACCGGGGATAAAGCTGAGGGCTTGACTGACGGCAGCCTGAACTCCTCGGTAACCAAGCAGTTTTTCTTGCAGTGTCTCAATCTACTGCCATCTGTAGGGCTGGACAGAGTTACGAgaggacaggctgggaaaagAGTAGCTGAGCTGGATCCAGTCAGTAGCTACCAAGCTTGGCAGCTGGCCACCAAAGGAAAAGTAGTAGAGCCCTCAGAGTATGTGAAGtatgtgggatgggatgaggcCCTGGCAGATGCAGACGTGACTTATGACAAGGATAAGAGGGAGTATATCCTTGTCAACCAGGAGAAGCGCAAGCGCGACCAGGACTCTCCCAGCCAGCCCAAGAAGAAGAGCTGCACCGGCGGGCGCCTGGAGAAAGCCAGCGGTGTCCCAGCCGGGGAGAGCTGCCCGCTGGCCCCGGCGGGTCTGGACTATCGCCCCGCCTCGCGGCAGGGCCGGCGGGGCCCCCAGAACAAGTCCACCGAGTGCTTCGAGTGCGGCAAGATCTTCCGCACCTACCACCAAATGGTGCTGCACTCGCGGGTGCACCGCAAGGAGCGCAGGAGCGGCAGCGAGGGCGGCGCGGCCGCCCAGCCCGACCGCTACGGCTCCAGCGGCGAGGAGGGGGACTCGGGCTCCGTCAGCGGGCCCAGCACCCCCGGCTCTGCCTCCGCCCCGGAGGACTCGGCCACCTCTGGCCTGGGAGAGGAGGGCGCTGAGGAAAGCTcggaggaaggagcagccaaCCCCTTGCTAGGTAAGATGGCTCCCAGCTTTGTCTAGTCGTTGTTGCTGGTCCCTGTGTCTCCTGGCCTGGGACACAGCCGTGACCAGAGGGAGAAATACGTGAAAGCGTGTGAGAGGTTTTGATGGTCCCATGCCCTCTGCTTGCCTCAGTGTGGCAGCTCATTTCTGGTGCAGGTAATAAGAGCTAGATGACGTTTTTGTAATGTGCTGGTGAACTTGAATTTTGATGAAGAACACCTGAGAAGGACTTTGGTTGCCTATAGCAACACTGTAGGATAGAGTAGTGTTTTCCCTGGGTATCTTGGGGGCCGTTTTTCCACCATTCATGGGTGTCCTGTGCAGTGTTGTGCCTGCAGTGTACAGGTGTAGCCTGCGTAGCGTAGCCCCAAAGCACATAAACTTGTTAAGCGCCAGCGTGAGAGGAGTCTCTCCTCTTCTCCGCTTCACTTCCCAAATTGTGTTTATAACTCCAAAGGCTATAATTAATCTCTCTGGATTAAAGCGGTCCTTTGAGCCCAATGCTACTAAATGGAACAAATTATTCTCCAAATAGCagcaaagtaaatatttaaaagaacaCCATTAAGCACTTTcgtatctttttttttttaatcctttatttttgttgttcGCCGTGTTTTGTTTATAATACCCTTTTAGAAATGTGAGATTAACCATTCTTTCCTTACTAGCCcttctgctggtttttgtttgttttctgtttggtgaACAAAAACGGTTTCCTctcattttcattccttttgttGTGAAGAACATAGTTATCTATAGAGTTAAACTCATTTTCAAGACCATCGTGGATGAAGTAATCTGCACCATTGTGGAAGAAAGTGGGTTTATTCAATTACCTTGCTCTTTTAGGATATTATATAATGTTGTCTTTTCTCCTGGCTTCAGACCCCACAGCAACAAAGCAACATTTTCCAGAATTGTGAATTGTTACAtgttttttatacatttttgaAGCAATGTTggatatattaaaattaatccAAGAACACcaattttttaatgctttttctccttttcataaATAAACAACTCCAGAAATCTAGTGACAAGCTAGATTCTTGTAGATTCTTAAATATTTGCAGTATGACTACTTGCACGTTTAAAAGACTCAGAATTTGGCTTTCTCATCTGCTGTTGTATTCTTGAACACTTAAATTTCTTTATGGATACATGCCTACTTTGGTGCAAGTCCATCAGGTGCCACCTGAAACACCTTGGTACACCTGACACAAGGTGTGGTGATAAAATTGCAGCTTTGTCTAGAGTGAAAGGGGGCTGCTGTGTTTCACCAGTGTAATGTACAGTGCTGTGATCAGAACTGCTGGGATGAAAAACCATCTCTCTGAAGGTGGCTTGAAAACATTGCAGCTCTTCTTTGTGTGATGTTCAAATAGGCAAGCTGTTCTTACATGCTCTCCATATTTTAACACAAGGTGTGGTGATAAAATTGCAGCTTTGTCTAGAGTGAAAGGGGGCTGCTGTGTTTCACCAGTGTAATGTACAGTGCTGTGATCAGAACTGCTGGGATGGAAAACCATCTCTCTGAAGGTGGCTTGCAAACATTGCAACTCTTCTTTGTGTGATGTTCAAACAGGAAAGCTGTTCTTACATGCTCTCCATATTTTCTAACAGAGTTgtctcatatctttgcctgtTCTACTTCTTGTCTCAACTCAGGCTTTGAGCCTTTCTTGCAGGAGTGAAAGGGGAGAATTAGTGTCACACAGCACTTTGGTCTTATAGGAGTTGAAGTCACTGGCTTAACTGATGCCAGCAACTGGAAAGTCACTTCCTTGGGTATCAAATTGATCCTTGTTTGCATTAACTGTAAAGAAGCAGCAAACTGATGGGCCTGTATAAAGGAACATTTTGGAAAAGGGATATATTTGCAATGGTGGGCTGGGAGGGTGGCTGCTGCGTTTTATATTTGCTAACATCACATTTGAAGAGCTAATCAAGTATTTAATTGGCTAATGGGAAACGTTTCAGTGCAAGAGAAATGTTGCCTACTAATAGAGGTTATTTAACTCAAATCACTGTCTCAGTGAAGGGAACAATTTTTACAAGtgacagggtttttttaatttgaaagaaagtttaaagattttttttcttatttattttgttatgttTAAAAGGAGTTTTCATAGGTAAATGTTCAGGACTAACGTTTCCCAATTGTCTCTTTTTTGGTGTGCAGGCTTATTGGCACTGCCCTGGTATTGTGTTCTAAAGTTCAGGACTAACGTTTCCCAATTGTCTCTTTCTTGGTGTGCAGGCTTATTGGCACTGCCGTGGTATTGTGTTCTAAGGAACAATGTCCTTCTGTCTGACAAGCTGTAGGATTAATTTTACTCTCTTGCAGATTCTGCTCTAACTCAAAGAGGGATTTTCCCCCTTCCCTATCAACAGTAAATTAAGGTGTATGGAATACAGGCCAGATTCTGCCCTCATGTATGTGCCTGCAGAAATGAGGTGTTCTGGTATGGCCTTGAAGCACATTTTGTTCTAGAACTGCTGTAGTTTGCTAtcctttgctgcagctttttttaGTTACTCTTCCAGGTGAAGATTTTCTGTCAAGAATAGAGCTCCAGCCCCTTGATAGgctgcctccccagcagagGCAGACAAGCAGGGCTCTCAGTTCCTGttcctgaaattatttctacAGCATTGTTTTTACTCTGGCCATAATTAGGAAAATCTCGTGCTACTCATAAGTTTATATAAAatctgttgggttttgttgtttttttactttcctatctttactctttctttccccctttgACGCATTACTATGTTATCCTGTGTCAGAAAAGGGCCTTGAGACAGCCAAGTATTGAATGTTGTGGCCTTGACTCAGCCGAAAGTATTTCTTTGTGCATTTAATTCTTAATAATCTGAGAAGTGCTGTTGACTCAGTGTTTTGCAGCAGGGAAGCTGGCAGGGCACCTCTGTGGTCACTTTGGGCCAGCAGGTGTAGGGGCTgagggtggcaggagcaggcaagTATTGACTGGGCTCACTGGGAAAAGAGCAAGAATCGGGGTTGAGAGCTTCCAGGGCAGGCACTCCTTTGTTCTTAACATGTCTGAAATTTGCCCTTACTGCATTTGTTGAGTAACATCATGATTTCCAGGCACTGGGGTGTCGTGTTGCAAACCCAGTTTATCAGCTCTTGGGGTAAAGTGGCTGCCTGCAAAGTGTCCTTCATCTGGTTGGAGGGAGGGTAAAAATGAGTTTTCTGGAGTTACACTTAGTGTACTGTGTGATACCTGTCATGCAGAGATCAGGCATGAAGTATTTGTGCTTTGTGTGACAGCCATGTGGGAAGAGGTGGCTCAGAGCGTGTTGGCTTTGTTGAGACCAGactctgaatatttttgagGTGTTCCTGCCCCAGATGATGCTTCATGCTTATTTATTATTCGAGCCAATTGCAGAACTGTTCACCAAATTGCATCCAAAGCTGTGTGAATTATCTGTATGTCGTTGCTCACTTCTCCAAACTGAAGGTTTTGGTTGGgatcttttcattattttcatttttccctgaaaagaaCCCCAGAGATATGActgagagaggagagggattATATATGTGTTGataaaagtgaaaggaaaacattggtttttttcatccttCAGGTAGTTTTAGATATATCAAGGTAATTTTGGTGGTTAGTATTTTTAAGGCATGATCCCCTTCATTGCCATGGTGGTTTTAGCAGCGAAGGTGTTTGGGTTTGTTACATAGGCTCTGTGTCAGTCCTgaaatgaagaaggaagaataatttttgaGGCTGTGACTGCTGTTGGCGGGTGGAAAGATGAGGCAAAGAATTTAAATACCTCTTGGTTCTTGTCAAGCACAGAGTAAAAGCCCAGACCTGAGATAGCCCAGCCAGTGAGGAAGTGCCATAAAGGTGGCACTTCTTCTTGCAAGCAAGTGCCATAGGAAGTAAAGCTCAAAAACTGTTAGAAGAGCATGGCCAGAGACTGATTTAGTGTAGTAATCTGAAGAAGAGACAGCTGCCTGTGAAAGCTTATACAGTCTTGGGGATGTAACACGTACCATTTATCCCAGGCCTGTTATATGAAAATCCTATTTGTAAACTGGAATGCTTGAATAGAAGCATAACATTAGCAAGTCCTGAGGAAGAAGAGTAGGGGAGATTTATGAAGCAtaaatttggattttgttttgctcatATATAAATTATAAGAATTCCAAGAGCTGGAACCTTATTGAAAAGTGTATCTTTTCAGAAGTCTTTTGatgtaaaataattcaaaagtaGAAGTTAGTTAGAGTTGCTTTAATATTTTAGTAAAGCAGCAAGACTGTAATTTTTGGGAGGAAAGCAGCAGTAAGAATAAAATAGCTAAGCAAATGAAATTAGAAGAATTAAAATGTATAGTAATTCCGGAGAACAGAGCTAGTTCTAGTAGATGTTTTCTGTTGCTAGCATGAGTTTATGGAACAGCTGCCAGTACCCAGTACCACGACTTCATTGTTCTTACATGAAAGAGTGTTTCTCTGTGTGCAGAAGGAGGTCTCTCCACtacataaaaatcaaacatttttacTACATATCTTGATTAATTACACTTCAGATGCTTCTCATGCCAGACTCTCACTTGATGTAAATCCCACAGTATCGTGCTGCTAAAGGCTGTGCTCTTGGGGCATTTTACACTAAATGATACCTTGTTTTATATGTACAGTTTTAAGTATGTTTAAGTTATTTAGCATATTTAGTTTGCTGAAGGAGGATGTAACAAACTGGAGAATGTTTCACTGCTGTACAATTCATAACTATTGCCCCAGGCTTCCAAGAAATAAGGCAGTTTCAAGAAGGAACAGTGTCTCGAAACTGTGAAGAGTGTTATGCTGTGATTAGACATTCACCAGTTAATTTGGGCATTGCTGAGGGATGGTTGTTGGAATATAAACCCTTTCAGCTTTACAACTCACACTGATTGTTTGTATTCTTAACTCCCGTGAGATCAATGAAACTTTGGGACTTGGAATTACAAGCAAATTGATGATTCAAATGATAGGGGGAGTTAGGCAGAGGCAAGGACCCTGTGCCAGCAGTAAGAGATCCATTAGATGTTGGTTGGGACTTAGCAGAATTCAGCTGTTCCTTAAAGCAGATTTGAACTAATCTGTTACCTAGTTTGAACACATCTAATAATACCATTTagaaatttctctttcatatCTGCCTTGCTGTAATGCACATAGTCCAATCCTGATACATGTTAGCAAAGCCATGTGCAGTGTGGTACTGTCTCATGATCAGAGGTTTCTCTGCAAAACACTGCAGGTTGAACCATCCTTTTTTACCAAGACAGGCCTGTGTGTAtctccacagcagcactttgctaccttttttctcccctttggACTCTTGTACTCTCCTCAGGACTGTGGATGATATTTCCTATGTGAATGTACgcacacacagatatatatgtatatatgtgtatatatatatattcgTTCCTGTGGTGTTGCCCTCAGCGATAGGTTTTGCTTCTATTTCTCTTTAACTGTGGGTTGATCTTAATGG
It includes:
- the ZNF516 gene encoding zinc finger protein 516, coding for MIEKAVQPSSAAGHAFVLLPRLPTVAVIQMDRSRELEMELRRSSSPGKLSKSDVDADKTMCHSCCICGKSFPFQSSLSQHMRKHTGEKPYKCPYCDHRASQKGNLKIHIRSHRTGTLSQGHEAEMGEAQLGEMGVSEGLGGCTSPTKSTSACNKILNGTAQVDNSKILLRSSKKEVTEMAPAEEDGKLTSYQCTFCKNKFERKKDLEQHLQQVHKPFKCRLCSYMTLREETLLNHIEKDHITAQVPNGETYTENCKSELNAGEFPCEVCGQTFSQTWFLKAHMKKHRGSFDHGCHICGRRFKEPWFLKNHMKSHGPRSGSKNKPKNDLELIATINDVIQEETIVTGLSLYEVCTKCGNLFTNMESLKVHNAVHYRVQPGSTGDKAEGLTDGSLNSSVTKQFFLQCLNLLPSVGLDRVTRGQAGKRVAELDPVSSYQAWQLATKGKVVEPSEYVKYVGWDEALADADVTYDKDKREYILVNQEKRKRDQDSPSQPKKKSCTGGRLEKASGVPAGESCPLAPAGLDYRPASRQGRRGPQNKSTECFECGKIFRTYHQMVLHSRVHRKERRSGSEGGAAAQPDRYGSSGEEGDSGSVSGPSTPGSASAPEDSATSGLGEEGAEESSEEGAANPLLDGKPYHCNFPEEETPMIRSQLDELSNLGGRNARENEVRESKPEIPSLVSSLESVIKEPFSKYRGPADTKMPVFHHSQGLPCSSHIAGFASSVGQTSSGMVMDLKTSLEVQASCARENFLDLHREHPLIEKGAEALEIAPLDLSEKSTRDTSCNKYLNTSLQAALIVYPCPFCSHKTYYPEVLWMHKRILHKISCNLMVPPWVQQNGFKSIKNNLVFLARSGRTGPPPVLGGKECQPLPIARFTRTQVPSALPGSKPSSLSVGKCGSTHPSKDGSRVSGLDGYRQPKLNHSQEQYSMAAQQKSKYEANPKLVQMGTYGRSVTPTQTVISRPSSQPTNSKQVEKYVAPQGSAGFGSPGKHCASDPVKAKYTPPLQYHPLCKGEPYPKHEEPSVPPREPHAKAGNEMRTLANCTALARASPVLQPQPGAVGVPPALHSSKQDLGSDGHEKHLDILNIFKTYIPKDLASLYQTCGANSPVLDHTGMLRTQTRQGDCVCRECGKCFTQPSHLRTHQRSHAVVFESNGLRGTEVHTTSADAPKQGREHGGAEATAHTLQLRKGT